One stretch of Harmonia axyridis chromosome 1, icHarAxyr1.1, whole genome shotgun sequence DNA includes these proteins:
- the LOC123670940 gene encoding cytoplasmic dynein 2 intermediate chain 1 translates to MSTKPKNVNGKTATPRIQTKPKRPTADKKPESVRNVEEKTVEKKIRNEKNKVQSQASKEEKEKKKTTGLIAKDTKHSARKPQSVKSKSSISSDRTTASQNSRIVKTQYFPSKNNYAEMLQHLNKYEKGSGDGNKKRAHVVKKTLPTTKPGVLSREESSESISTSERPRTSTLRKGSIVNENIAGPEVPKILTPIIPPEQPTNEEAEDDAEYEDDFDSYESDFENVSSSDSTIHNISEISTESTSSFSSDGQPSNQATPSSGKDLERKLDSGNFDLKEEKKKQEFSNLQDLVEKDNMRLRRPESNIRSNFTSLSDEGFEEAKSLQFLNFVSAKKRNERRRSLEIRKKRGEELLNMIKLDCVSFTVFDTPPVPYEEFIERYGNVNSMQIGVQTGEENVEDEVQTDTIETCEKWVQMPPHVSKDSPYSYKFERLGVGPSLDQMQEEKAQVEPQFNEYRLEKFLSNTGGLILDILKEREFRSGSTTRKKSGNKFSETTVLFKPPSEFSGRRKISHVVSNPKNPSQFLSVHVGEDAADLSKSFVYVWNINDALPEIYMACYGKITSCCFGKVTGTVFAGLQNGSLVIWETSENKALVRNICPMIEGDVYLQSPTFVTDIEKSHCCCVVAISCVMETNVLDIFNEEESTWKIFSLDQEGTIVIWNVMAKQKLDVRHNGGIAYWGGIIMMKNFAVSLKDFLIDKDELLCSDMFVHSADSGSIFIATNYGSILQCELNKEKTHVKIHTSDISSPVKCLVPCPFSDEYFLAGMENGNILLYSSNNPKPLMIVTNKESKKVDDSIEEIQWSLEKPCIFYTKNSSNIIDTWDLSRSSMFPIESSNFEQEITCMRLSTNKLEKAYMITSTDTSISVHFLNQEHKKESEEQHKKETKTFLSCVSRL, encoded by the exons ATGTCAACCAAACCAAAAAAC GTAAACGGAAAAACAGCTACGCCAAGAATCCAGACAAAACCAAAAAGGCCGACTGCGGATAAGAAACCCGAATCCGTTCGAAATGTCGAGGAAAAAAccgtcgaaaaaaaaatcagaaatgaaaaaaataaagttcagtcgcaagcttcaaaagaagaaaaagaaaagaagaaaacaaCTGGGCTGATAGCCAAAGATACCAAACACTCAGCGAGGAAACCCCAATCAGTAAAATCCAAGAGTAGTATTTCTAGCGATCGCACAACAGCATCCCAAAACTCCAGGATAGTCAAAACCCAATATTTTCCCAGCAAGAACAACTACGCTGAGATGCTCCAACATTTGAACAAATACGAGAAGGGATCTGGCGATGGGAATAAGAAAAGAGCTCACGTCGTAAAGAAAACATTGCCAACCACCAAACCAGGAGTACTCAGCCGAGAAGAATCCTCAGAGTCCATCTCAACCTCGGAAAGACCAAGAACATCGACTCTAAGGAAAGGGAGTATAGTGAATGAGAACATAGCGGGACCCGAGGTACCCAAAATACTAACTCCTATCATTCCTCCAGAGCAACCTACGAATGAAGAAGCTGAAGATGATGCAGAATACGAAGATGACTTCGACTCGTACGAGTCTGACTTCGAGAACGTCAGCAGCTCTGACTCAACAATTCACAACATTTCCGAAATATCAACAGAGAGTACATCATCGTTTTCGAGCGATGGACAACCATCCAACCAAGCGACACCTTCATCAGGAAAGGATCTGGAGAGGAAGCTGGATTCCGGGAATTTCGACCTGAAGGAGGAAAAGAAGAAACAGGAGTTCTCCAACTTGCAAGACCTCGTCGAGAAAGACAACATGAGACTGAGAAGACCAGAGAGCAACATCAGAAGCAATTTCACATCCCTTTCAGATGAAGGCTTCGAGGAGGCTAAATCTCTTCAGTTCCTGAATTTCGTGAGCGCTAAGAAGAGGAACGAGAGGAGGAGGAGTTTGGAGATTCGCAAAAAACGTGGCGAAGAACTCTTGAACATGATCAAGTTGGACTGCGTTAGTTTCACAGTTTTCGATACGCCGCCAGTGCCTTATGAAGAATTCATCGAGAGATACGGCAACGTCAACAGTATGCAGATTGGGGTGCAGACAGGGGAGGAGAACGTCGAAGACGAGGTCCAAACAGATACCATAGAAACCTGCGAGAAATGGGTGCAGATGCCACCGCATGTTTCCAAGGATTCTCCCTATAGTTACAAGTTCGAGAGACTTGGTGTTGGTCCTTCATTAGACCAAATGCAGGAAGAAAAGGCTCAGGTTGAACCCCAGTTCAACGAGTACAGACTGGAGAAGTTCCTGTCGAACACCGGTGGACTGATCTTGGATATCTTGAAAGAGAGAGAATTTAGATCGGGTTCTACGACCAGAAAAAAATCTGGAAATAAGTTCAGCGAAACTACTGTTCTCTTCAAGCCACCTTCTGAGTTTTCTGGGAGGAGAAAAATAAGTCATGTAGTATCTAATCCGAAGAATCCCTCTCAGTTCTTGTCGGTTCATGTTGGCGAGGATGCTGCTGATCTTTCTAAGAGTTTTGTGTATGTGTGGAACATAAACGATGCCTTGCCTGAGATTTACATGGCTTGCTATGGGAAGATAACGAGTTGTTGTTTCGGAAAGGTTACGGGTACTGTTTTTGCCGGTCTTCAAAATGG GTCATTGGTGATTTGGGAAACCTCAGAAAATAAGGCGTTGGTGAGGAATATTTGTCCAATGATTGAAGGAGATGTTTACCTCCAATCTCCTACATTTGTGACTGATATCGAGAAAAGTCATTGTTGTTGCGTTGTAGCTATAAGTTGTGTAATGGAAACGAATGTCCTAGACATATTTAATGAGGAAGAATCAACGTGGAAA attttcagtTTAGATCAGGAAGGTACTATTGTGATATGGAATGTTATGGCAAAGCAAAAGTTGGATGTCAGACATAACGGTGGAATTGCCTACTGGGGCGgaataataatgatgaaaaatttcgcAGTCAGTTTGAAAGACTTTTTAATCGATAAGGACGAACTTTTATGCAGTGATATGTTTGTTCATAGTGCGGATTCGGGATCTATATTCATTGCAACAAACTACGGCAGTATATTGCAATGCGaattgaataaagaaaaaactcacGTGAAGATACATACATCAG ATATATCCTCACCCGTAAAGTGCCTTGTTCCATGTCCATTTtcggatgaatattttttagccGGTATGGAGAACGGAAACATTCTCTTGTATTCTAGCAATAACCCGAAACCTTTAATGATCGTAACCAACAAGGAAAGTAAAAAAGTTGATGATTCAATCGAAGAGATTCAGTGGTCCTTGGAGAAACCTTGTATATTTTACACCAAGAACTCCAGTAACATTATCGACACCTGGGACCTGAGCAGAAGTAGTATGTTCCCCATAGAATCATCGAATTTCGAACAGGAAATAACTTGTATGAGATTATCTACTAACAAACTGGAAAAAGCATACATG ataACCTCTACAGACACCTCTATCAGCGTGCATTTTCTGAACCAAGAGCATAAAAAAGAAAGCGAAGAACAACATAAAAAAGAGACTAAAACTTTTTTATCATGTGTAAGCAGGTTATGA
- the LOC123670943 gene encoding uncharacterized protein LOC123670943 isoform X1: protein MSHQNCRKKVLLHSRVIFQKVLIAIQTLIDIKGKFPELEDIHEYMIHNYCIEGDLYSQILNALDRGERYGFLHKKKNKYYLVCPAATILRQNKPKMFEMERIRSIFHSKESGTKNRICKRAKSQTQCRNNRRAVSCGDIKDKGDCAETDEKNKKEPSQAKFQDNNSNKTVTLC from the exons ATGAGTCATCAAAATTGCCGTAAAAAAGTTCTTTTACATTCGAGAGTTATTTTTCAAAAGGTTCTGATTGCTATTCAGACACTAATAGATATCAAGGGGAAATTTCCCGAATTAGAAGATATACATGAATACATGATCCACAACTATTGCATTGAAGGCGATTTATATAGCCAAATTCTGAATGCTTTGGACAGGGGTGAACGATACGGATTTCtacataaaaagaaaaacaaatacTACCTAGTATGTCCCGCTGCAACGATCCTACGTCAAAATAAACCTAAAATGTTCGAAATGGAAAGAATCCGATCCATTTTTCATTCTAAAGAATCTGGCACGAAGAACCGAATCTGTAAAAGAGCGAAAAGCCAAACCCAGTGTAGAAATAACCGTAGAGCAGTGTCATGTGGTGATATAAAAGATAAAGGTGATTGTGCAGAAACTGACGAGAAAAATAAGAAAGAACCTAGCCAAGCGAAGTTTCAGGATAATAATTCGAATAAGACAG TGACTCTTTGCTAA
- the LOC123670943 gene encoding uncharacterized protein LOC123670943 isoform X2 — protein sequence MSHQNCRKKVLLHSRVIFQKVLIAIQTLIDIKGKFPELEDIHEYMIHNYCIEGDLYSQILNALDRGERYGFLHKKKNKYYLVCPAATILRQNKPKMFEMERIRSIFHSKESGTKNRICKRAKSQTQCRNNRRAVSCGDIKDKGDCAETDEKNKKEPSQAKFQDNNSNKTG from the exons ATGAGTCATCAAAATTGCCGTAAAAAAGTTCTTTTACATTCGAGAGTTATTTTTCAAAAGGTTCTGATTGCTATTCAGACACTAATAGATATCAAGGGGAAATTTCCCGAATTAGAAGATATACATGAATACATGATCCACAACTATTGCATTGAAGGCGATTTATATAGCCAAATTCTGAATGCTTTGGACAGGGGTGAACGATACGGATTTCtacataaaaagaaaaacaaatacTACCTAGTATGTCCCGCTGCAACGATCCTACGTCAAAATAAACCTAAAATGTTCGAAATGGAAAGAATCCGATCCATTTTTCATTCTAAAGAATCTGGCACGAAGAACCGAATCTGTAAAAGAGCGAAAAGCCAAACCCAGTGTAGAAATAACCGTAGAGCAGTGTCATGTGGTGATATAAAAGATAAAGGTGATTGTGCAGAAACTGACGAGAAAAATAAGAAAGAACCTAGCCAAGCGAAGTTTCAGGATAATAATTCGAATAAGACAG GCTGA